One segment of Streptomyces bathyalis DNA contains the following:
- a CDS encoding non-ribosomal peptide synthetase yields the protein MSVDAVQDSVQDSVPLTTAQSGMWMGQALAPASARHHVGISVEVGGSLHPETFEAAFRHVIAEAEALRVRFTVGADGEPRQHTGPLPEWGVPYVDLSGEGHPRRAATAWMRADLSRPFDLARGPLFRGALLRLSGSSVCWYLGAHHLVLDGFSSSLFSRRLSDVYAAMESGKPPTAGEFGPLRALLEDEAAYRASPGHLADRGFWLGRMAARPGPGDLAWAPTPRSVEAETHAAADGLALRRSAVLPPGAWQAVRDQAGRLGVRWPVLVTAAAALHVYARTAGGDPVQAGEGRGGRGGGEVTLGLPVTSRPGEAVRTVPGMASNVLPLRLTVDPGRPAAELVHAVGAEMNAALAHQRYRCEDLRRDLGLTGGGRLFGLAVNVLPFDYGRLFAGRPMVMRNVAIGPVEDLSLTVHRDTGHASATVPPADGGTLRVELDADPARFTGAEAAAEARRFVHLLRGLVSDPGLPAGRIDPLTGGERRLFVPRTAAVRHDRRPSPTLPDLVERWAARTPRAVAVTAGETRLTYGELDGQANRLARWLIRHGAGPERIVAVLLPRSAGLVTAILAVAKTGAAFLPVDPRWPEERVRTILADAQPVLTVSPGELGRAEDELTAPKHPEPEQHSQEHRREHHTPDATVTDADRCAPLTPSHAAYVIYTSGSTGRPKGVVVPHRSIVTLLEDAAAPFGFGPDDVWTMFHSCAFDFSVWEMWGALAHGGRLVVVDHDVSRSPRAFRDLLVRESVTVLNQTPSAFLALDRADAEEPRRGREPALRLVVFGGEALRPELLRPWSERYGASAPGMVNMYGITETTVHATQLGLDGRYLAERGSPVGKAVSGTRLYVLDARLRPVPPGTTGELYVAGAGVARGYLGRPGLTASRFVADPFGPPGSRLYRSGDLARWRADGGLEYAGRADDQIKVRGFRIEPGEIETALAGAPGIAHAVVAARQDGGGEGDADGTRLVAYVVPGAARQQGARQQGGAAEPLEVAGAALREYLRLRLPEHLVPSVFVRLDRLPLTANGKLDRAALPALPAPVVRTARHPAPGRQPQGPQERRLAALYAELLGVGTVGADDGFFDLGGDSLRAARLVSRVRSELHAEIDVRDVFEHPTVAGLAARLRTRAPAVPLSAADRAGGRPVSVPLSHAQRRLWFQQSLTGPDASYNVPLVLRMTGGLDRDALHTALLDVTERHEPLRTVVRAGAAGPEQHVLPVGEARVWLPDAETDAERLDEELGAAARHAFRLESEPPLRAQLFVSCPGRGDPECLRQEDPNRTGEHVLLLLLHHIACDAASLEPLLTDLGTAYTARRDGRAPQWEPLPVQYADYALWQRTVLGTGTDTDTGEGAGSGGPAGCGLEHWTRALEGLPRRIPLPADRAPDPEDADSSGDSVELRIPADVHARLADLAASEQASLFMVVHAALAALLTRLGAGDDIPVGSAVEGRTDASLNGLVGFFVNTVVLRTDTSGAPTFRELLSRVRESDLAAFAHQDVPFDLVVEALNPDRSAPGQPLFQVMLTLTQPPPEHVALPGLTTTVGAAGTGAAKFDLCLSLYEHRGAGAGCLGLDGRLEYRSALFDHATAEAIGGRFERLLEEVSAGPDTPVPRLDILGGAERRRLLTEWGTAVPLPGSAHRTVPQRFAEQVRATPDAVAVRASGSGGPWALTYAELDAWSGQLARRLAGFGVGAETPVAVLMERSPGLVVTLLAILRAGGAYVPLDARSPRARQEQVVAESRAPVLVVGNGQESGGSWPGGPRVVEVREFGTPQDGATAGSGGASVPVSGPAGPAGLAYVMYTSGSTGVPKGVAVTHADVVALALGTALGGQVSTPRRTLLHSPHSFDASTFEMWAPLLTGGEVVVAPPGELDVGTLEQLVTAGHVNTLWLTAGLFQLVAEENPAALRTLDEVWTGGDVVSPRAVRAVREHCAGTRVVNGYGPTETTTFATRHSVEDTDVGGPGHGPAQDSPAPDPGPGVPIGLPLDGMRAYVLDEALQPVPAGVAGELYVAGAGVARGYLGRPGLTAERFVADPFGSFGTAGARMYRTGDLVRWLPGGVLGFVGRADGQVKLRGFRIETEEVEAVLAGHGGAGQVAVVAREPQPAQDGPGERRLVAYLVPADGRAVDTVDWDAVREHAGRLLPDYMIPTAHVVLERLPLTRNGKLDRAALPAPTLPGPTRPGPDGAGAAPGTERERVLCDIVAGLLRLPSAGVTDAFFDLGGDSITAIQLVSRARSAGLRFSVRDVFKHPTVAELAAVAQEIKGKSPRAGAAGTAARGTSTSGADADVAGEADSDSAATGPASVAEACGPVPLTPVMHWWREHGGETTRFSQHMTLRAPLGLTRHRLVAAVQSLLDHHHALRLRFGAPEGPGEHAGPWTLEVPPPGAVHAEDCVKYVRSRDGGEQESSHGQALSEAVRAAEDRLDPRAGRMLQAVFLDRGRDHPGRVVLVVHHFAVDGVSWRILLPDLASAYDAVAAGKRPELPPAATSFRQWARLLAGQGEEGARKDETALWSSALPGPGPAPADTAARTPAGTATGPAGTGVAGTGPAGTGTGVERLRVTMPPGRTRALLTEVGAAFHCGVEPVLLTGFTLALEEWRRRRGLAPGDVVLDLESHGRPDGDGTAGADGDEGVELSRTVGWFTSVHPVRFEPTGCDWGDVWSATPALGQALKQVKERLRAVPDRGVGYGVLRYLDPRTGPGLAELGTPQLGFNYLGRFGAADDADWSPANDGDGFAGAEHRADSDQRDHGDQSDRGEDRGGTGTGSALPGGHLIDVNSLTADGPDGPVLSAEWSWAAGEFRPAEIRELADLWFSALYALTAHAASPGAGGRSPSDLPLTGLRQEEVDRLEESYPDLTDVLPLTSLQQGLVFHSLFAPGSPDVYQAQIVLRLRDEPDAEAMRAAARALLERHPNLGAAFVHEDLLRPVQVLQRAVEPPWREADLTGVAAGRREAVIRRLLHADLRRRFTLDRPPLMRFSLFRCGDDDHRLVLTNHHLLLDGWSMPLLVRELFALYAVHAGSSTQTALPAVTPYREHLAVLARLDEDAARAAWRESLAGVDAATRLTGGEISAGAVPPQPLHIVLPDETAAALRRTAAHGGLTLNNLLLAAWALLLARSCGTRDVLFGTTVSGRRPEVAGMESMIGLFINTVPVRLTVDPGETVQELLVRFQQEQARMLPHHHLGLGDIQRIAGRRELFDTHVVFENYPLDRSGLEEPVPGLRVDRIEGRDAAHYPLTLVAFAGEGGLALRFDYRPDVLDRARAGTVAADLQRILTAVASADTVPVADLLRG from the coding sequence ATGAGCGTCGACGCCGTGCAGGACTCCGTGCAGGACTCCGTGCCCCTCACCACCGCCCAGTCCGGCATGTGGATGGGCCAAGCCCTCGCGCCCGCCTCGGCGCGCCACCATGTGGGAATCAGCGTCGAGGTCGGCGGGTCGCTGCACCCGGAGACCTTCGAGGCGGCGTTCCGGCACGTCATAGCGGAAGCCGAAGCGCTGCGGGTTCGGTTCACGGTGGGCGCGGACGGCGAACCGCGCCAGCACACAGGGCCGTTGCCGGAGTGGGGCGTGCCGTACGTCGATCTGAGTGGCGAAGGCCATCCACGCCGCGCCGCGACGGCGTGGATGCGCGCCGACCTGTCGCGCCCCTTCGACCTGGCACGCGGGCCGCTCTTCCGCGGCGCGCTGCTGAGGCTCTCCGGAAGCAGCGTGTGCTGGTACCTGGGAGCACACCACCTCGTACTGGACGGCTTCAGCTCCTCCCTCTTCTCCCGGCGGCTGAGCGACGTGTACGCGGCGATGGAGAGCGGAAAGCCGCCCACGGCAGGGGAGTTCGGGCCGCTGAGGGCACTCCTGGAGGACGAGGCCGCCTACCGTGCGTCGCCCGGTCACCTCGCGGACCGCGGCTTCTGGCTGGGGCGGATGGCCGCCCGTCCCGGCCCCGGTGATCTCGCATGGGCCCCGACGCCGCGCAGCGTCGAAGCGGAGACGCACGCCGCCGCGGACGGACTCGCGCTGCGCCGCAGCGCCGTGCTGCCCCCGGGGGCGTGGCAGGCGGTCCGGGATCAGGCCGGACGGCTCGGCGTGCGATGGCCGGTGCTGGTGACGGCCGCCGCCGCGCTGCACGTGTACGCCCGTACGGCAGGCGGAGACCCCGTACAGGCCGGCGAAGGACGCGGGGGACGCGGCGGGGGAGAGGTGACGCTGGGCCTGCCCGTCACCTCCCGTCCGGGTGAGGCGGTACGCACCGTGCCCGGCATGGCATCCAATGTGCTGCCGCTGAGGCTGACGGTCGACCCGGGCAGGCCGGCAGCCGAACTCGTACACGCCGTGGGCGCCGAGATGAACGCCGCGCTCGCCCATCAGCGCTACCGCTGCGAGGACCTGCGCCGCGACCTCGGACTGACCGGCGGGGGGCGGCTGTTCGGGCTGGCCGTGAACGTGCTGCCCTTCGACTACGGTCGGCTCTTCGCGGGACGGCCGATGGTGATGCGCAACGTCGCGATCGGCCCGGTCGAGGATCTGTCCCTCACCGTCCACCGGGACACCGGCCACGCGTCTGCCACCGTCCCACCGGCCGACGGCGGGACACTGCGCGTCGAACTGGACGCGGACCCGGCCCGGTTCACCGGGGCCGAAGCCGCAGCCGAGGCACGCCGCTTCGTGCATCTGCTGCGCGGGCTCGTCTCCGACCCGGGCCTGCCCGCCGGGCGGATCGACCCTCTGACGGGCGGTGAGCGGCGGCTGTTCGTGCCACGGACCGCCGCTGTGCGGCATGACCGGCGGCCCTCACCGACACTGCCGGATCTGGTCGAGCGCTGGGCCGCGCGTACGCCCCGGGCGGTTGCGGTCACCGCGGGGGAGACCCGGCTGACGTACGGAGAGCTCGACGGGCAGGCCAACCGGCTCGCCCGGTGGCTGATCCGGCACGGCGCGGGCCCTGAGCGCATCGTCGCCGTACTGCTGCCGCGCTCGGCCGGCCTGGTGACCGCGATCCTCGCCGTGGCGAAGACGGGCGCCGCCTTTCTGCCGGTCGACCCCCGCTGGCCCGAAGAGCGCGTCCGTACGATCCTCGCCGACGCACAGCCGGTGCTGACCGTTTCACCGGGCGAACTCGGCCGGGCCGAGGACGAGTTGACGGCCCCGAAACACCCGGAACCGGAACAGCACAGCCAGGAGCATCGCCGGGAGCATCACACGCCTGACGCGACGGTGACCGACGCGGACCGGTGCGCGCCCCTGACTCCGTCGCACGCCGCATACGTCATCTACACCTCGGGTTCCACCGGCCGCCCCAAGGGCGTGGTGGTTCCCCACCGCAGCATCGTGACGCTCCTCGAAGACGCCGCGGCCCCGTTCGGCTTCGGCCCCGACGACGTATGGACCATGTTCCACTCCTGCGCCTTCGACTTCTCCGTCTGGGAGATGTGGGGCGCCCTCGCACACGGCGGGCGCCTGGTCGTCGTCGACCATGACGTGAGCCGCTCGCCCCGCGCCTTTCGTGACCTGCTCGTCAGGGAGAGCGTGACCGTGCTGAACCAGACGCCGTCCGCCTTTCTCGCCCTCGACCGCGCCGACGCAGAAGAACCGCGACGCGGCCGCGAACCGGCCCTGCGACTCGTCGTCTTCGGAGGCGAGGCCCTGCGCCCGGAACTGCTGCGCCCATGGAGCGAGCGGTACGGTGCGTCCGCGCCCGGCATGGTCAACATGTACGGCATCACCGAGACCACCGTGCATGCGACTCAACTGGGCCTGGACGGCCGGTATCTCGCCGAACGCGGCAGCCCCGTCGGCAAGGCCGTATCCGGCACACGCCTCTACGTGCTCGACGCGCGGCTGCGGCCCGTGCCGCCCGGCACGACCGGCGAGCTGTACGTGGCGGGCGCCGGCGTCGCCCGCGGCTATCTCGGACGTCCGGGCCTGACCGCGTCGCGGTTCGTCGCCGATCCGTTCGGGCCGCCCGGTTCGCGGCTCTACCGGTCCGGAGACCTCGCCCGGTGGCGTGCGGACGGCGGACTGGAGTACGCGGGAAGAGCCGACGACCAGATCAAGGTGCGCGGATTCCGCATCGAGCCCGGCGAGATCGAGACCGCCCTGGCCGGCGCCCCCGGTATCGCGCACGCCGTCGTGGCCGCCAGACAGGACGGCGGCGGCGAAGGCGATGCGGACGGAACCCGGCTGGTGGCCTACGTGGTTCCGGGCGCCGCCCGTCAACAGGGCGCCCGTCAACAGGGCGGCGCAGCCGAGCCGTTGGAGGTCGCCGGTGCCGCCCTGCGCGAGTATCTGCGTCTCCGGCTGCCGGAGCATCTCGTGCCGTCCGTGTTCGTACGGCTGGACCGGCTGCCCCTCACGGCCAACGGGAAGCTCGACAGGGCCGCGCTCCCTGCCCTCCCCGCACCGGTTGTACGCACTGCGCGTCACCCCGCGCCGGGGCGGCAGCCGCAGGGCCCGCAGGAGCGCCGACTCGCCGCCCTGTACGCCGAGTTGCTCGGCGTCGGCACCGTCGGCGCGGATGACGGCTTCTTCGATCTCGGCGGCGACAGCCTGCGCGCGGCACGGCTCGTCAGCAGGGTCCGCAGCGAACTGCACGCGGAGATCGACGTACGGGACGTGTTCGAGCACCCGACCGTCGCAGGGCTCGCCGCCCGGCTGCGGACGCGCGCCCCCGCCGTTCCCCTGTCCGCCGCGGACAGGGCCGGAGGGCGGCCGGTGAGCGTCCCGCTGTCGCATGCACAGCGCCGCCTGTGGTTCCAGCAGTCGCTGACCGGGCCGGACGCCTCGTACAACGTACCGCTGGTGCTGCGGATGACCGGCGGACTGGACAGGGACGCCCTGCACACCGCCCTCCTCGATGTGACCGAACGCCATGAGCCGCTGCGCACCGTCGTACGGGCCGGGGCCGCGGGCCCGGAACAGCACGTGCTTCCGGTGGGAGAGGCCCGCGTGTGGCTGCCCGACGCCGAGACCGATGCGGAGCGGCTCGACGAGGAGCTGGGCGCGGCGGCCCGGCACGCCTTCCGGCTGGAGAGCGAACCACCCCTGCGGGCCCAGCTGTTCGTTTCCTGCCCTGGGCGGGGAGACCCCGAGTGCCTTCGGCAGGAGGACCCCAACCGGACCGGCGAACACGTACTGCTTCTGCTGCTGCACCACATCGCCTGCGACGCGGCTTCGCTCGAACCCCTCCTGACCGACCTCGGCACCGCCTACACCGCGCGCCGCGACGGACGTGCGCCGCAGTGGGAGCCGCTGCCCGTCCAGTACGCGGACTACGCGCTGTGGCAGCGCACCGTACTCGGCACAGGGACGGACACGGACACGGGCGAGGGCGCGGGCAGCGGGGGCCCGGCCGGCTGCGGCCTCGAGCACTGGACGCGCGCCCTGGAGGGCCTGCCGCGGCGGATACCGCTGCCCGCCGACCGGGCACCCGACCCCGAGGACGCCGACAGCAGCGGCGACAGCGTCGAGCTGCGCATACCGGCAGACGTGCACGCGCGGCTGGCGGATCTGGCCGCCTCGGAGCAGGCCAGCCTGTTCATGGTGGTGCACGCCGCGCTGGCCGCGCTGCTGACCCGTCTGGGCGCGGGCGACGACATACCCGTCGGCAGCGCCGTGGAGGGGCGGACCGACGCGAGTCTGAACGGCCTCGTCGGCTTCTTCGTCAACACGGTCGTGCTGCGCACGGACACCTCCGGCGCACCCACCTTCCGTGAACTGCTCTCCCGCGTAAGGGAATCGGACCTCGCCGCGTTCGCACACCAGGACGTGCCCTTCGACCTGGTCGTCGAGGCGCTCAACCCCGACCGCAGCGCGCCAGGACAGCCCTTGTTCCAGGTCATGCTGACCCTCACGCAGCCGCCGCCGGAGCACGTCGCACTACCCGGGCTGACGACCACGGTCGGCGCCGCAGGCACCGGCGCCGCCAAGTTCGACCTGTGCCTGAGCCTGTACGAGCACCGCGGTGCGGGCGCCGGCTGTCTGGGACTCGACGGCCGGCTCGAATACCGCAGCGCCCTCTTCGACCACGCCACGGCCGAAGCGATCGGCGGGCGCTTCGAACGGCTGCTTGAGGAGGTGTCCGCCGGTCCGGACACTCCCGTCCCCCGGCTGGACATCCTCGGTGGCGCGGAACGGCGCCGCCTGCTGACGGAATGGGGCACCGCCGTGCCCTTGCCCGGCTCCGCGCACCGCACCGTTCCGCAGCGTTTCGCAGAGCAGGTACGCGCCACACCGGACGCGGTGGCCGTACGCGCATCCGGCTCCGGCGGTCCCTGGGCCCTGACCTACGCCGAGTTGGACGCATGGTCCGGTCAACTCGCCAGGCGGCTCGCCGGATTCGGAGTGGGCGCGGAGACGCCCGTCGCGGTCCTGATGGAGCGGTCGCCGGGCCTCGTCGTGACGCTGCTGGCGATCCTCCGGGCGGGCGGCGCGTACGTACCGCTGGACGCGCGGTCGCCGCGCGCCCGGCAGGAACAGGTCGTCGCCGAGTCGCGGGCGCCGGTGCTCGTCGTCGGCAACGGGCAGGAGAGCGGGGGGAGTTGGCCCGGAGGTCCCCGTGTCGTCGAGGTCCGGGAATTCGGCACTCCGCAGGACGGCGCGACGGCCGGCAGCGGTGGGGCATCGGTGCCCGTGAGCGGTCCGGCCGGCCCGGCCGGTCTGGCGTACGTCATGTACACCTCGGGGTCGACCGGTGTGCCCAAGGGCGTTGCCGTCACACACGCCGACGTCGTCGCCCTCGCGCTCGGGACGGCCCTCGGCGGCCAAGTGAGCACGCCCCGGCGGACGTTGCTGCACTCCCCGCATTCCTTCGACGCCTCCACGTTCGAGATGTGGGCACCGCTGCTGACCGGAGGAGAGGTGGTCGTCGCACCGCCCGGCGAACTGGACGTGGGGACGCTGGAACAGCTCGTCACCGCAGGGCATGTGAACACCCTCTGGCTCACCGCGGGCCTCTTCCAGCTGGTCGCCGAGGAGAACCCGGCGGCTCTCCGTACGCTCGACGAGGTGTGGACCGGTGGCGACGTCGTCTCTCCGCGCGCCGTCCGCGCGGTGCGGGAGCACTGCGCCGGCACCCGCGTGGTCAACGGTTACGGACCGACCGAGACGACGACCTTCGCCACCCGGCACTCCGTCGAGGACACCGACGTGGGCGGGCCCGGGCATGGGCCCGCGCAGGACAGCCCGGCCCCGGACCCGGGGCCGGGCGTGCCCATCGGACTTCCGCTCGACGGCATGCGCGCGTACGTCCTCGACGAGGCCCTGCAGCCCGTACCGGCGGGCGTGGCAGGCGAGTTGTACGTGGCCGGCGCGGGCGTCGCACGCGGCTACCTGGGCCGACCCGGCCTCACCGCGGAACGCTTCGTGGCTGATCCCTTTGGCTCCTTCGGCACCGCCGGAGCGCGCATGTACCGCACCGGCGACCTCGTGCGCTGGCTGCCCGGCGGCGTGCTGGGATTCGTCGGCCGCGCCGACGGCCAGGTGAAGCTGCGCGGCTTCCGCATCGAGACGGAAGAGGTCGAGGCGGTGCTCGCGGGACACGGCGGAGCGGGCCAGGTGGCCGTCGTCGCCCGCGAGCCGCAGCCTGCACAGGATGGGCCGGGCGAGCGGCGTCTGGTCGCCTACCTCGTGCCCGCCGACGGGCGAGCGGTGGACACCGTGGACTGGGACGCCGTACGGGAACACGCCGGACGGCTGCTGCCGGACTACATGATTCCGACCGCGCACGTCGTGCTGGAGCGCCTGCCCCTGACCCGCAACGGCAAGCTCGACCGCGCGGCACTGCCCGCACCCACGCTGCCCGGACCCACACGGCCCGGACCGGACGGCGCCGGTGCGGCCCCGGGCACTGAGCGCGAGCGCGTGCTTTGCGACATCGTCGCCGGACTGCTGCGCCTGCCGTCGGCAGGCGTCACCGACGCCTTCTTCGACCTGGGCGGCGACAGCATCACCGCCATCCAGCTCGTCAGCCGGGCACGCTCCGCCGGGCTGCGCTTCAGCGTGCGCGACGTCTTCAAGCACCCCACGGTCGCTGAACTGGCCGCCGTCGCCCAGGAGATCAAGGGCAAGAGCCCCCGCGCCGGGGCCGCGGGCACGGCCGCACGTGGCACCAGCACGTCCGGTGCGGACGCGGACGTCGCCGGCGAAGCGGACAGCGACAGCGCAGCCACCGGCCCGGCGTCCGTGGCGGAGGCGTGCGGCCCGGTGCCGCTCACCCCGGTCATGCACTGGTGGCGCGAACACGGCGGCGAGACCACGAGGTTCAGCCAGCACATGACGCTGCGCGCTCCGCTCGGTCTGACACGGCACCGGCTGGTCGCGGCGGTGCAGTCGCTGCTCGACCACCACCACGCGCTGCGGCTGCGTTTCGGCGCACCGGAGGGCCCCGGGGAACACGCGGGGCCGTGGACGCTCGAAGTGCCGCCGCCGGGTGCCGTACACGCCGAGGACTGCGTCAAGTACGTCCGTTCGCGCGACGGCGGCGAGCAGGAGAGCAGCCATGGGCAGGCGCTCTCCGAGGCGGTGCGCGCGGCAGAGGACCGACTGGACCCGCGGGCAGGGCGGATGCTCCAGGCCGTCTTCCTCGACCGTGGCCGCGACCACCCGGGACGTGTCGTGCTCGTCGTGCACCACTTCGCCGTCGACGGCGTCTCCTGGCGCATCCTGCTGCCCGACCTGGCCTCCGCGTACGATGCCGTCGCCGCCGGAAAGCGGCCCGAACTGCCGCCCGCCGCAACCTCGTTCAGACAGTGGGCCCGGCTTCTGGCCGGCCAGGGCGAGGAGGGCGCACGCAAGGACGAGACGGCGCTGTGGTCGTCGGCCCTGCCGGGACCCGGCCCGGCGCCGGCGGACACCGCCGCCCGTACGCCCGCGGGAACGGCAACCGGCCCTGCAGGAACGGGCGTTGCGGGAACGGGCCCTGCGGGAACCGGCACCGGCGTGGAGCGGCTGCGTGTGACGATGCCGCCGGGGCGCACGCGTGCACTGCTGACGGAGGTCGGGGCCGCCTTCCACTGCGGGGTGGAGCCCGTACTGCTGACCGGCTTCACGCTCGCCCTGGAGGAGTGGCGCCGCAGACGCGGGCTCGCGCCGGGTGACGTCGTGCTCGACCTGGAGTCGCACGGCCGCCCGGACGGGGACGGTACCGCCGGCGCCGACGGGGACGAAGGTGTCGAACTCTCCCGTACCGTCGGCTGGTTCACCAGCGTCCACCCGGTACGGTTCGAGCCCACAGGATGCGACTGGGGCGACGTGTGGAGCGCGACCCCGGCGCTCGGGCAGGCGCTCAAGCAGGTGAAGGAGCGGCTGCGGGCCGTCCCGGACCGCGGCGTGGGTTACGGAGTCCTGCGGTACCTCGACCCCCGCACGGGACCCGGCCTGGCCGAACTAGGCACCCCGCAGCTCGGGTTCAACTACCTCGGCCGCTTCGGCGCCGCGGACGACGCCGACTGGTCGCCCGCGAACGACGGCGACGGCTTCGCCGGCGCCGAGCACCGCGCGGACAGCGACCAGCGCGACCACGGCGACCAGAGCGACCGAGGTGAGGACCGCGGCGGCACCGGGACGGGGTCCGCCCTGCCCGGCGGACACCTCATCGACGTCAACTCGCTGACGGCGGACGGTCCCGACGGCCCCGTGCTGAGCGCCGAATGGTCCTGGGCCGCAGGGGAGTTCCGTCCCGCGGAGATACGGGAGCTGGCCGACCTGTGGTTCAGCGCCCTGTACGCGCTGACGGCGCATGCGGCCTCACCCGGCGCCGGCGGACGCAGTCCCTCCGACCTGCCACTGACCGGTCTGCGGCAGGAGGAGGTCGACCGGCTGGAGGAGAGCTACCCGGACCTGACGGACGTACTGCCGCTGACGTCGCTCCAACAGGGCCTGGTCTTCCACTCGTTGTTCGCCCCCGGCAGCCCGGACGTCTACCAGGCGCAGATCGTGCTCCGGCTGCGGGACGAGCCGGACGCAGAGGCGATGCGCGCAGCCGCGAGGGCGCTGCTGGAACGCCACCCGAACCTTGGAGCGGCCTTCGTGCACGAGGACTTGCTCCGCCCCGTGCAGGTTCTTCAGCGCGCTGTCGAACCGCCGTGGCGAGAGGCCGACCTGACCGGAGTGGCCGCCGGGCGCCGCGAGGCGGTGATCAGGCGCCTCCTCCACGCGGACCTGCGCCGCCGGTTCACCCTGGACCGGCCGCCGCTGATGCGGTTCAGCCTCTTCCGCTGCGGGGACGACGACCACCGGCTCGTGCTCACCAATCACCATCTGCTGCTCGACGGCTGGTCGATGCCGCTGCTCGTGCGCGAACTCTTCGCCCTGTACGCCGTGCACGCGGGCAGCAGCACGCAGACCGCCCTGCCCGCGGTCACCCCGTACCGCGAACACCTCGCCGTGCTGGCCCGCCTGGACGAGGACGCCGCCCGCGCGGCGTGGCGGGAATCGCTCGCCGGCGTCGATGCCGCGACCAGGCTGACCGGCGGCGAGATCAGCGCCGGAGCAGTGCCCCCGCAGCCGTTGCACATCGTGCTCCCTGACGAGACGGCCGCGGCCCTGCGCCGCACTGCCGCACACGGCGGACTCACCCTCAACAACCTGCTCCTCGCGGCGTGGGCGCTGCTCCTCGCCCGTTCCTGCGGCACCCGGGACGTGCTCTTCGGCACGACCGTCTCCGGACGACGGCCCGAAGTCGCGGGCATGGAATCGATGATCGGCCTGTTCATCAACACCGTTCCGGTACGGCTCACGGTCGATCCGGGGGAGACCGTCCAGGAGCTGCTGGTCCGCTTCCAGCAGGAGCAGGCCCGCATGCTGCCGCACCACCACCTTGGGCTGGGCGACATCCAACGCATCGCGGGACGGCGGGAGTTGTTCGACACCCACGTGGTCTTCGAGAACTACCCGCTGGACCGGTCCGGCCTCGAAGAGCCCGTGCCGGGCCTCCGTGTCGACCGTATCGAGGGCCGGGACGCCGCCCACTACCCGCTCACCCTGGTGGCGTTCGCCGGTGAGGGAGGCCTCGCCCTGCGCTTCGACTACCGTCCCGACGTCCTGGACCGTGCACGAGCCGGGACGGTCGCCGCCGACCTGCAGCGCATCCTCACGGCCGTCGCCTCTGCGGACACCGTGCCGGTGGCGGACCTGCTCCGCGGCTGA